A stretch of Porites lutea chromosome 5, jaPorLute2.1, whole genome shotgun sequence DNA encodes these proteins:
- the LOC140937418 gene encoding quinone oxidoreductase 1-like, which produces MKAIVVHKPGDSSEMKYEEIPIPEPGEREALVKNHVSGINYLDVYLRDGTFPTPKMPAVAGMEGAGVVEKLGPGSVGVAPGDHVAYFHVGSGSYAEYSVVPVEKLVKVPSNISFEQSATSMIQGLTAHYLVHTCYPVGPGTKVLVHAAAGGTGSLICQVAKNAGAYVIGTTSTEEKAAKAKACGADEVILYSKKDFVQEVNSLTHGGGVNVVYDGVGKATFDKGFNCLATRGMMVLFGGASGYPESLDLSLLSSGSRSLVHPKLFDYVSTPEELKTRADDVFKWITEGKIKVGDFTVLPLSEARKAHDMLEGKKTTGKVLLKP; this is translated from the exons ATGAAAGCTATCGTAGTTCACAAACCTGGAGATTCTTCTGAGATGAAATACGAAGAAATTCCTATCCCTGAACCTGGAGAGAGAGAG GCCTTGGTGAAGAATCATGTCAGTGGTATAAATTACCTGGATGTCTACCTTAGAGATGGGACGTTTCCAACACCAAAGATGCCTGCTGTTGCTGGCATGGAAGGAGCAGGGGTTGTGGAAAAGCTGGGACCTGGTTCTGTAGGTGTGGCCCCTGGGGATCATGTGGCATACTTCCATGTTGGATCAG GTAGCTATGCAGAATACAGTGTTGTTCCTGTGGAAAAACTTGTCAAAGTTCCATCCAACATCTCTTTTGAGCAATCAGCAACATCCATGATTCAGGGACTGACTGCGCATTATCTCGTCCATACCTGCTACCCAGTGGGGCCTGGAACCAAGGTCTTGGTGCATGCAGCTGCTGGGGGGACTGGGTCTCTGATCTGTCAGGTGGCTAAAAATGCAG GAGCCTATGTGATTGGCACAACCAGCACCGAGGAGAAAGCGGCAAAAGCAAAGGCTTGTGGTGCAGATGAGGTCATTCTGTATTCCAAAAAAGACTTTGTTCAAGAAGTCAACAGCTTGACTCACGGGGGTGGTGTCAATGTCGTTTATGATGGAGTTGGAAAGGCAACCTTTGACAAAG GTTTCAATTGCCTGGCAACACGCGGTATGATGGTCCTTTTCGGTGGTGCTTCTGGTTACCCAGAATCTCTCGACCTCAGTCTTCTTTCGAGCGGTTCACGCAGCCTTGTCCATCCCAAGCTTTTCGACTACGTATCAACCCCCGAGGAACTCAAGACAAGAGCTGATGACGTGTTTAAATGGATCACCGAAGGAAAGATTAAAGTGGGAGATTTTACTGTCCTTCCTCTTTCAGAAGCTCGCAAAGCTCATGATATGCTAGAGGGCAAGAAAACAACTGGAAAAGTCTTACTCAAACCTTGA